Part of the Leishmania infantum JPCM5 genome chromosome 34 genome, CTGGCTAAGGCGGGCAAAGCCATCAAGGCAACGACGGCACGTGGACAGCACGAGGACTACTACCTCATGCTCAGTATGGTCTTCTGCAACACAATCGAGCCAACGCTGTCGCCGCAGTTTAGCGCGAACGGCAGCGTGGCTTACGGTGCTcgcagcacccgcagcagTGGGGTCAGCACAAACGGTAACACGTCCTTCTCGAGACGCTGGATGTCCTCATCACCGGACGAGGTGGCCCTCGTTGAGGGTGCTGAGCAGTGCGGCTTCTCTTTgcgtcggcgcagccgcactcACGGAACGGTTGGGCTCTGGGGCGAGGCTGGAACGTCcctggaggtggaggtggtgcgcacgctgccCTTCAGCTCCGACCGCGGCATGATGagcgtgctggtgtgctgCCCCGCTGTGGCCGTGAAgggcgcagaggcggaggccaGCGACACCGCCGACGGGGGTAACACTTTTCCACCCATGAACTATGTGCTGCTGATCAAGGGTGCTGACGAGAAGGTGCTGCCACGCTGCACCGACGCCTACAGCCGCTCTCACCTTGAGGACATCACGAACCGCCTCGCCGGCTTCTCGCGCGAAGGGCTGCGCACGCTCGTGTACGGATACCGCAtcgtggcggaggaggaagtcAAGGAGGCACTGTGCCGCTTCACCGCGGTAGAGGCAagcttcgcctccgcggtAGCtcgcgaggcggagctgcagcgcatttACGCCCTGCTGGAGCGCGACTTCACGTACTGCGGGATCACCGCGGTGAAGGACGAGCTGCAGGAAGGGGTGCCGCAGACGCTCGCTCAGCTTCGCCATGCCAATATACGGGTGTGGATGCTGACGGGTGACAAGACAGAGACGGCAAAGCAAACGGCGGTCGCGTGCGGGCTGCTGACGTCGACCGACCGCGTTATCACGCTCACGCCGCCCAACGAGGATCTGCTGGCGCCGACGGATCACCTGGCCTACGTTTCGGAGAAGCTCTCCGAAATAAAGGGGATCTTGGCGCAGGAGGGACCCGCGGTGGAGATGACGATGCTGACGCGCTGGCAGAGGGTGCGcgggtggtgccgccgcttcttctGGGAACGCTCCGGCCTCGAAGATTTTGTACACGAGTTCACGCAGCCGGCGACGTGCGAGTGCATTCGCCCTGTTGACCACCCTCTCCTCACGCAGCCTCTGAGCACCATTCAGGCTCGTTATGGCCCAGTAAGTCCGTCAGTCACGGACATGGTGCCAAGGGtgtgcggtgcggcgcgccgggAACCTGGCTTGCacttcgcctccgcctttgGCGCTTGCTCTGACTTCGACATGTGTGGTCTAAAGCGCGGCTACTGCGTTACGCTGTCTGGCAAGACCCTCCGACTGCTGGAGAGGGAGGATGCCATGCCGAATGGTCAtagcgcggtggtgcgcctcTTCCAGCTGtgcctgctgcaggcgcgcgcggtTGTTTGTAGCCGcaccgctccctctctcaaGTCGTACGTGGTGGACATGGTGCGGCGCTCCGGCCACATCACACTCGCGATAGGGgacggcggcaacgacgTCCCCatgctgcaggcggcgcacgtTGGCGTCGGCGTAAAAGGGCGGGAGGGCAGCCAGGCGAAGCTCGCGTCCGACTTTGCGATCGGCCAGTTCCGCTTCTTGTCGAAGCTGATTCTCGTGCACGGGCATACCGCCTATCAGCGCACAGCCATGATTGTGCAGCAGAGCTTCTGGAAGACGGTGCTCATTGCGTGGGTGCAGGTGCTCTTCAACGTGTCCACTGATTTTTCCGGCGTGTCCTACTGGGATTCGCTTAGCCTCACCTTGTACAACGCCATCCCGACCGTCCCCGTGACGTTTCTGTGCGTGATGGACATGCCCCTCTCGCACTGGCTCCTGTGCACGACAACGCGGCTCTACACCATGTCCCAACGCGGCCGGTACTTCAACGCCACCACCTTCTACGGCTATGTTGCTCGAGCGCTTCTGCACGGTACCATGATTTACTACTTGTCCGTCGCGCTTCAGCGCGGCACTGGGGCGATCATGACGAATGGGTGGGTGctcgaccgcagcggcgacttTTACGCGCCGTACATCGCTGTCGTGACGGTGCACACTTACACGGTGTGGACCGAGTCTCACGCCATCACGATTGCGCACTGGTTCTGCTTTCTCTTCTCGATCTGGACGTGCTTCCTCAGCTTCTGGCtgtacgcgcgcgcaccggcgtcgccgaaCGAGACCTTCTCGATGCTCCTCAGGAGTCCATCCTTCTACTTATCGTACCTAGGTTTGCTCACCGCTGTGTGCGTCTCGCTCGCCATCTATGCTATACCGAAGATGTTATGGTTCCCCGATGCTctgcagctggagcggctgctgctggcgcatgTGCGGCAGACGCGTGCGTGGCACCGCGGCTTGCCAGTCCGTGCCCTCCGCGCCTTCTTTCAGGAGGACAATCCCTCACAGTTTTGGAAGTCCATTTCGCTCTATCACGCGCTGCGCTACtccccgcctccgcggcaAACCTTCACTGTCGCGGCCGATTAGGAAGCGGCGGCTTGGTTGATATCCGTGATGAGACGGGGTTGCCGGCTGGCCTGTCCCTCCTCCTTGAGTGGGACAGAGAGCCggggaaaaggagagagacgcacactcACTGGGCAGAGCTAACGTGCAAGGAGCACTCGTCACCAAAGTCGAGCCGGGGATGCCGTCGTCggtcgcgcgcacacagcttTCGTCCCGTCCTGGTCGATACAGGGGTGGGGTTCATGAGTGCGCGTATCGGGCACTGGTCTCATGGGgtctctgtttctctttctgcTCTCTTGTGCGGCAGTCTTTGTGTCCCCTGCCCCACACCCCACCTGCCGAGAGAAATAAACAGACAAGCACGTGCGGCTTCTTTGACAGGAGCGGAGACTGGGCCATCGCGTCATCGCCTAGGCAAAGGTGACTACGCAGCGAAGCGAAACGCCACCTTTTCCGTTTCATGCCTTGGCGCACCTCCCCTTGCAGTCTGTAGCCGGACACGTGCTCGCGTGGAAGGTGGCTTGGAGGAGCGAGCGGAGGGAAGGCGAGAGATGGCGTTTTGGGTTCTGCGCCTTGGACACGCTTGATGTGGGGAGGTACGCGTGCGCTCGTGTTGCCTGACGCGGACGCATATTTTTCATGCTCTGCATTGTCTTACCCTCTGCCTCGCCTTGCCCGCGTCTTCGCCTCTCATCTTTGTTGTGTTGCTCTCTTCTTCGCACTGCGCAGACTCTGTCACGACACAGACGGacagggaggagagagagagagcgcgggGCAAGACCGCCGGGCAACCACGGCCACCCAAGGCGGCCACTAAGAGGCACACTGCGCGCCTTTGTTTTGTCTTCCTTCACGCGTTTGTGGTGCGGAATGTTTGCCACTCGGGCTGGCTTGTTTGCCGCATCCCAGCGGCGGGCTCTTTGGTGGCCACGTGCGATTCAAAGGCGAGACGGCGTGAGATGCGCGCCAGATGACGCGATGGGAGCTTGCGTACTCCCTGACGCGGTGAttgacgcgtgtgtgccaccGCGAGCAGCATCTCGCGTGGCCTGTGGCGCCTATACGCCCTGGCCCCCGGCTATTTTCGCGTCGCTCCTGTTACGCATTCCGTCTGCTCCAATGTGCCTGCGCGGGTGCGGCACGGAAACCAAAGACGAACTAGCATCCTTGCCGGGCGAGATGCTGCATATTACTCATTTCTCTGGTGAGGCCTCGCAGGCaccggcgcgctgcacggtTGGCACGCTGTACGACACACTGGTCCACACACAGGGCTGCTCCTTGACcgcgcctccttcccttGAGGTGTTTTTCGTGCGTCTTGCATCCTTCGCGCCGCTGTTTCTGCGCCTCACCCCCACCAGCCACCctggtggtgctgcccgCCAAGACAGCGCTGAGATGCTTGTGGAATACTGTGCGGGGATGACTGCCTCGCTATATTCCACTTTGCACCCCTTCACGCGACGCCTGCTTCGCGAGGTGCGCGTGTCATGGCAACCGTGGCTATCTTCGCCCAAGATAGCAAGAGtcattgctgctgctggtggtggtggtgctgctgctgacggtgATGGGGGTAACGAGCGCTCTGTGCGCGAGCACGTCTCGCCGTCTTCCGTGTCCGATTCCACGGACTCTTCTCTGGAAGCGCTGGGCTGCTTGCCAAGCGACAGTGGCCGTTCAGGCACGCGTGCAGGCAAGCATCAATATGCGTGCACGTCACAAGATGCCGTGACGGCTGAGAACgcgtggcagccgctgctaGAGCATGTGCCGCCGTTCTTCGTGGCTACTGCGCGGGTACAGGCGAGTCTGCGGCGCGCGTACTCAGATGACAAGGCGCTCCGCTTGTTGGATGCGTGGTCATCTCAAAGCCACTTGCATGCCACCGCACCCCTTGACGCCGTGGCAGACGCTGAGTGTAGAAGCCCTTTACGTCTGCGTTGCAAAGACAGCCGATGCCGTGGCCCGTACGTGGAGGCGTCGCCGTGCGGAACGGCTATTCGAGCTCCATCTCCAGAGCAGTGTCTGCAAGCCGGCTGTCCCGCGCGGCTAATCTATAAACCTCAGCATGCACCTGCCGCACTTCACGAAAAGTACACGCTTTTACATTGCGTCGACGACTGCGGACCGTGGCTGATGCACATGGCACTTGCGCTGGTGTGCGCCGTGGTCCCTTCAACTCCTCAGCCACTCTCTGTCGTGCGCCAGATTTTCTCaggccaccagcagcagcagtgctcGCTCCGGCAGCAAGAAGAGCACTCTGG contains:
- a CDS encoding phospholipid-transporting ATPase-like protein, whose translation is MRKWTQQRLAKPEKDRSCEQRTIQLNDPHGRTNFCDNRIYSSRYNIFTFLPLNLWEQLHRPINIYFVMVVALQFIPSVAPVSPLTTIFPITVAFLVNTVKEGIDDLRRHRQDVEVNERMYQRVRPGTLELEDVMSADIRVGDVLILHPFEVVPSDVVILLTSQDSGSAYITTESLDGETGSKQRFAILHQLFKYSQAAASPVPSRPHCCGLTFGTTTAPDSDAAGVHASAAKTMGKPTDAPVWDLRRCCDTAEDHQLHCLQCAFRSRLVLYSEGPNAQLHSYHGAATVRAPRSSSQTWRESRPSTSSACGAAGDAVKAGSAAPESLPGCRYGSFPAPAVLPISADMARADEADMGEAFPRHLPMPVMVPPPLRQRATRTPDSMVVDSFPSIVDERSGLLEPGGPSQASAPPRQSSLEGQTGAYDYFDGPEQTLSVNIDNVVYSSSRIGNTHFIIALVIFTGRETKMSMTRNVLPTKWATIDNRFNYLTMLIFLVQFILVSTCAFVSCLRLKAHAPLWYLGASVDPIKVSEYFPILPLRYLMMLSPMVPLSFKVMVEISKAYVSYAIRWDEDMRTEVESVSVNNSALAEELGQVEYVLSDKTGTLTANTMTFRALATVNDTVFSATTEDFIESDLHRPLAKAGKAIKATTARGQHEDYYLMLSMVFCNTIEPTLSPQFSANGSVAYGARSTRSSGVSTNGNTSFSRRWMSSSPDEVALVEGAEQCGFSLRRRSRTHGTVGLWGEAGTSLEVEVVRTLPFSSDRGMMSVLVCCPAVAVKGAEAEASDTADGGNTFPPMNYVLLIKGADEKVLPRCTDAYSRSHLEDITNRLAGFSREGLRTLVYGYRIVAEEEVKEALCRFTAVEASFASAVAREAELQRIYALLERDFTYCGITAVKDELQEGVPQTLAQLRHANIRVWMLTGDKTETAKQTAVACGLLTSTDRVITLTPPNEDLLAPTDHLAYVSEKLSEIKGILAQEGPAVEMTMLTRWQRVRGWCRRFFWERSGLEDFVHEFTQPATCECIRPVDHPLLTQPLSTIQARYGPVSPSVTDMVPRVCGAARREPGLHFASAFGACSDFDMCGLKRGYCVTLSGKTLRLLEREDAMPNGHSAVVRLFQLCLLQARAVVCSRTAPSLKSYVVDMVRRSGHITLAIGDGGNDVPMLQAAHVGVGVKGREGSQAKLASDFAIGQFRFLSKLILVHGHTAYQRTAMIVQQSFWKTVLIAWVQVLFNVSTDFSGVSYWDSLSLTLYNAIPTVPVTFLCVMDMPLSHWLLCTTTRLYTMSQRGRYFNATTFYGYVARALLHGTMIYYLSVALQRGTGAIMTNGWVLDRSGDFYAPYIAVVTVHTYTVWTESHAITIAHWFCFLFSIWTCFLSFWLYARAPASPNETFSMLLRSPSFYLSYLGLLTAVCVSLAIYAIPKMLWFPDALQLERLLLAHVRQTRAWHRGLPVRALRAFFQEDNPSQFWKSISLYHALRYSPPPRQTFTVAAD